A portion of the Mycoplasma sp. (ex Biomphalaria glabrata) genome contains these proteins:
- the dnaK gene encoding molecular chaperone DnaK, with protein sequence MNKDSKKIIGIDLGTTNSCVAIMDGKEPKVIINSEGNRTTPSVVAFKGTEIIVGQAAKNQAMTNLNTISSIKRKMGTNEKVNVMGKDYTPEEISAMVLQKMKQSAEDYLGEKVTRAIITVPAYFNDAQRQATINAGKIAGLTVERIINEPTAAALAYGLDKQDKDIKVLVYDLGGGTFDVSVLELSGGTFEVLSTSGDNFLGGDDFDHVIMDWIISEFKKVNGIDLAKDKVAKQRLKEAAEKAKKDLSNSLEATISQPFITMSESGPLHIEMTITRTQFDSMTRHLVQKTLEPIRKALKDAHLKASDIDKVLLVGGSTRIPAVQELVKREVGRELDRTINPDEVVAIGAAVQGGVLTGDVKDILLLDVTPLSLGIETLGGVMTKIIDRNTTIPVNKSQVFSTAQDNQPAVDIHVLQGEREFATDNKTLGRFSLEGIRPAKRGTPRIEVTFSIDVNGVVHVNAKDLDTQKEQQITIKNNEGLSEADIQRMVKEAEENKEADKQKRKNVETKNQAQSILSEIEANLASEEANKLTPEQKSQAEQMRDELKGAIENDDYPKMEKIINDFTQVAQAFHQAKANQQHGPSPEETNSNDDPLKQ encoded by the coding sequence ATGAATAAAGATAGTAAAAAAATTATTGGAATCGACTTAGGAACAACAAACTCATGTGTTGCTATTATGGATGGGAAAGAACCTAAAGTAATTATTAATTCAGAAGGTAATAGAACAACACCATCAGTTGTTGCTTTCAAAGGAACAGAAATTATTGTTGGTCAAGCTGCTAAAAATCAAGCAATGACTAACCTAAATACAATTAGTTCAATTAAACGTAAAATGGGAACAAACGAAAAAGTTAACGTAATGGGAAAAGATTACACACCAGAAGAAATATCAGCAATGGTTTTACAAAAAATGAAACAATCTGCTGAAGATTATTTAGGTGAAAAAGTAACTCGTGCCATTATCACGGTACCAGCTTACTTTAACGATGCACAACGTCAAGCAACAATTAATGCTGGAAAAATTGCTGGTTTAACTGTTGAACGTATTATTAATGAACCAACAGCTGCTGCTCTAGCTTACGGATTAGACAAACAAGATAAAGATATTAAAGTATTAGTATACGATCTAGGTGGTGGAACGTTTGATGTTTCAGTTCTAGAATTATCTGGTGGAACTTTTGAAGTTTTATCGACATCAGGAGATAACTTTTTAGGTGGAGACGATTTTGACCACGTTATTATGGATTGAATTATTAGTGAATTCAAAAAAGTTAACGGGATCGATTTAGCAAAAGATAAAGTTGCAAAACAAAGATTAAAAGAAGCTGCTGAAAAAGCGAAAAAAGATTTATCTAATTCATTAGAAGCAACTATTTCTCAACCATTTATTACAATGAGTGAATCAGGACCTTTACACATTGAAATGACAATTACAAGAACTCAATTTGATAGTATGACACGTCATTTAGTTCAAAAAACTTTAGAACCAATTAGAAAAGCTTTAAAAGATGCTCATTTAAAAGCATCAGATATTGATAAAGTTCTATTAGTTGGTGGTTCAACAAGAATTCCGGCTGTTCAAGAACTAGTAAAAAGAGAAGTTGGTCGCGAATTAGATAGAACTATCAACCCAGATGAAGTTGTAGCTATCGGAGCTGCTGTTCAAGGTGGAGTATTAACAGGTGATGTTAAAGATATTCTATTACTTGATGTAACGCCATTGAGTTTAGGTATTGAAACACTTGGAGGAGTTATGACAAAAATTATTGATCGTAACACAACAATTCCTGTTAATAAATCACAAGTTTTCTCAACAGCACAAGATAATCAACCAGCTGTAGACATCCATGTTTTACAAGGAGAAAGAGAATTTGCAACAGACAATAAAACATTAGGAAGATTTTCTTTAGAAGGAATTCGCCCAGCTAAACGTGGTACTCCACGTATTGAAGTTACTTTCTCAATTGACGTTAATGGAGTTGTTCATGTAAATGCTAAGGATTTAGATACACAAAAAGAACAACAAATTACTATTAAAAACAACGAAGGATTAAGTGAAGCTGATATTCAAAGAATGGTAAAAGAAGCTGAAGAAAACAAAGAAGCTGATAAACAAAAACGTAAAAACGTTGAAACTAAAAATCAAGCTCAATCAATTCTTTCAGAAATTGAAGCAAACCTAGCATCAGAGGAAGCAAATAAACTAACTCCTGAGCAAAAATCACAAGCTGAACAAATGCGTGATGAATTAAAAGGTGCTATCGAAAATGATGATTATCCAAAAATGGAAAAAATAATTAATGACTTTACTCAAGTAGCACAAGCCTTCCATCAAGCAAAAGCTAACCAGCAACATGGCCCATCACCAGAGGAAACAAACTCAAATGATGATCCATTAAAACAATAA
- the hrcA gene encoding heat-inducible transcriptional repressor HrcA produces the protein MINERQQQILKNIIEEYLHTANPISSNELLTKYELDCSSATIRNDMVMLEEKGLIEKHHFASGRIPTTQGYRYYFENLMENKEASEIQKKLEILFEERVLSIDEVIKESCKIISELTSVAAIVSQKTNNHKLKKIEIIPLTSHTALALLITTNGSVQDKVFNIPKKIDIDDLKKCVDYLNERLNEINLEKLSINIDMIGKIVSKNVQDYERLLQNIIKQLIIGDTTSRSVVGVNKFLSNPEFNDPEKIKKILQLFEENSIWDHLDHKTGKTNIINSSQTHEPQVIFGEDVGTNYRDLAIVSTSYDHINASGSKQISLVGPKRMDYMKINSLLKWLAIRLEEYNVDKK, from the coding sequence ATGATTAATGAACGTCAACAACAAATTTTAAAAAACATTATTGAAGAATATTTACATACTGCAAATCCAATAAGCAGCAATGAATTATTAACAAAATATGAACTTGATTGTTCGAGCGCCACTATTCGTAATGACATGGTTATGCTAGAAGAAAAAGGCTTGATTGAAAAACATCATTTTGCTTCAGGGAGAATCCCGACAACGCAAGGGTATCGTTATTATTTCGAGAATTTAATGGAGAATAAAGAAGCTTCAGAAATTCAAAAAAAACTAGAAATTCTCTTTGAGGAAAGGGTATTATCAATCGATGAAGTAATTAAGGAATCTTGTAAAATTATTAGTGAATTAACTTCTGTTGCAGCAATTGTTTCTCAAAAAACTAATAATCACAAGTTAAAGAAAATTGAAATAATTCCTTTAACTTCTCACACTGCATTAGCCTTGCTAATAACCACGAATGGAAGTGTTCAAGATAAAGTTTTTAATATTCCTAAAAAAATCGATATCGATGATTTAAAAAAATGTGTTGATTATTTAAATGAACGTTTAAATGAAATTAATTTAGAAAAATTATCAATTAATATCGATATGATCGGGAAAATTGTTTCTAAAAATGTTCAAGATTATGAACGATTGCTTCAAAACATTATAAAACAATTAATTATTGGAGATACAACTTCACGGAGTGTTGTTGGTGTAAATAAATTTTTAAGTAATCCTGAATTTAATGACCCAGAAAAAATTAAAAAAATATTGCAACTTTTTGAAGAAAATTCGATTTGAGACCATTTAGATCACAAGACAGGAAAGACAAACATAATAAATAGTTCTCAAACACATGAACCACAAGTTATTTTTGGCGAGGATGTTGGAACTAATTATCGTGATTTAGCTATCGTGTCAACATCTTATGACCATATTAATGCTAGTGGTTCAAAACAAATATCACTAGTTGGCCCGAAACGAATGGATTACATGAAAATTAATAGTTTATTAAAATGGTTGGCGATTCGTTTAGAAGAATATAACGTAGATAAAAAATAA
- the grpE gene encoding nucleotide exchange factor GrpE, which translates to MTNENLNNEEIIEKNEDIEIEASPKEAKKFKKQILELETEIDKKDREIKKLKEKANELEISVNSWMSKAKTNERKAKDYDSHVEIMQETKNHLQRQLKSSDENVQKRLEKLVNDFIQPIEWLESSLNAKTDNEEINKWRQGFVMILQKLKEGLENQNVKEINPKRGDEFNHHECEAVEHIETNEVKDGNVYSVASKGYKLNDKVIKYAKVKIAKNI; encoded by the coding sequence GTGACTAACGAAAATTTAAATAATGAAGAAATTATTGAAAAAAACGAAGATATTGAAATAGAAGCTTCTCCAAAAGAAGCAAAAAAATTTAAAAAACAAATTTTAGAATTAGAAACTGAAATTGATAAAAAAGATAGAGAAATTAAAAAATTAAAGGAAAAAGCTAATGAATTAGAAATTTCTGTGAATTCCTGAATGTCAAAAGCAAAAACAAATGAGCGTAAAGCAAAAGATTACGATTCACATGTTGAAATTATGCAGGAAACAAAAAATCATCTTCAACGTCAATTAAAATCATCAGATGAAAATGTTCAAAAAAGATTAGAAAAATTAGTGAATGATTTTATTCAACCAATTGAATGATTAGAATCATCTCTAAATGCTAAAACTGATAATGAAGAAATTAATAAATGACGTCAAGGTTTTGTAATGATCCTTCAAAAACTAAAAGAAGGATTAGAAAACCAAAACGTTAAGGAAATTAATCCTAAACGCGGTGACGAATTTAATCATCATGAATGCGAAGCCGTTGAACATATTGAAACAAATGAAGTGAAGGATGGTAATGTTTATTCAGTTGCATCAAAAGGATATAAACTAAACGATAAAGTGATTAAATATGCCAAAGTAAAAATAGCAAAAAATATTTAG